The window GACTTTTGATTTATCCAATATCCATAGAGGCGCGACCAATAGATCTCTTGGACAATCTGCGCTTATCCTCTGGATAACTGTGCCTGGCCAAAGATGCTCCAGGAATTTTACTGCCAGATCAATGTATTCCTCTAACTCTAATACCTGGAATCTGCCGGCTTTATAAAGCTCTTCTAACTTAGTGCTTTTAATTATATGTAACGGGTGGATCTTTATTCCATCTAATTTAAAGCTTGCGACTGAGCGCGCAGTCTCTATTATCATTCCTTCATCTTCAAATGGCAGTCCTATTATAACATGAGCGCATATCTTTATGTCTTTTTTCTTTCTTGTTAGATCTACTGCTTTAAGAAAATCTTCATATAAGTGTCCGCGATTGATCAATCCCAGGGTTTTTTTATGGATAGTCTGAAGGCCATACTCTATCCATACCTCATAATCTTTTGTGTATGAATCTATCAAGTCTATTACATCTCTATTAACACAGTCAGGCCTTGTGGCAATGGATATTCCGACGACATCTTCGAATTTTCTCGCGCTGTCATAAATTTGCTTCAGCTTATCCAGTGGCGCATAAGTATTTGTGTATGCCTGAAAATATACGATGAATTTTTTTGCATTAGCTCGCTTTATACCTTTAGCGATCTGCTCTTCGATCGATCCAAAGGATTTTCTTGTATTGGGACTAAAGCCTTCGTTATTACAATAGATACAGCCATTATCTGAAATTTTTCCGTCTCTATTCGGGCAGGAAAATCCAGCATCCACAGTGATCTTCTGTACTCTTTCTTTAAAGCCTTTATTTTTAAAATAGGTTGAAAATTTATAGTACATTGCCTAAATGTATATTACGAAGGCCGGTAGCCTTGCCGATCTCTTCTGCCTTCTTCAGTGTTGCAATAGGTGTTGGTTCTGACTCGAGATAATTAAAA is drawn from Candidatus Gorgyraea atricola and contains these coding sequences:
- a CDS encoding TIGR01212 family radical SAM protein (This family includes YhcC from E. coli K-12, an uncharacterized radical SAM protein.), encoding MYYKFSTYFKNKGFKERVQKITVDAGFSCPNRDGKISDNGCIYCNNEGFSPNTRKSFGSIEEQIAKGIKRANAKKFIVYFQAYTNTYAPLDKLKQIYDSARKFEDVVGISIATRPDCVNRDVIDLIDSYTKDYEVWIEYGLQTIHKKTLGLINRGHLYEDFLKAVDLTRKKKDIKICAHVIIGLPFEDEGMIIETARSVASFKLDGIKIHPLHIIKSTKLEELYKAGRFQVLELEEYIDLAVKFLEHLWPGTVIQRISADCPRDLLVAPLWILDKSKVLRGIEQKDTFQGRLYKEAT